A region of Dioscorea cayenensis subsp. rotundata cultivar TDr96_F1 chromosome 5, TDr96_F1_v2_PseudoChromosome.rev07_lg8_w22 25.fasta, whole genome shotgun sequence DNA encodes the following proteins:
- the LOC120261551 gene encoding trihelix transcription factor ASIL2-like isoform X1, with product METSPPRKPPNPALPYREDCWSEGETSVLIDAWGDRYLELSRGNLRQKHWQEVADAVNSRPAGAHRPARTDVQCKNRIDTLKKKYKVEKARFLDSAGGINSQWQFYCRLDALIGSSVTPSSASKKPSPPSPPLPLALPLPYHRKGSPLALPLPLPLPAAAAFTPMPSSKRYTPAPPSVDETFRRRYPATVAAAAAAAAADSNSGSSSRSSRSSRERPAKRWRRAREDVGDGIRDLARAIMRFGDIYERVEAAKQRQMMELERQRMEFAKSLEFQRMQIFVDSQIKLEKVRRSSRRSDAGV from the exons ATGGAGACTTCGCCGCCGCGGAAGCCGCCGAACCCCGCCCTACCGTACCGTGAGGATTGCTGGAGTGAGGGCGAGACATCGGTGCTCATCGACGCTTGGGGTGACCGCTACCTCGAGCTCAGCCGTGGAAACCTCCGCCAGAAGCACTGGCAGGAGGTCGCCGACGCCGTCAACTCTCGGCCGGCCGGAGCCCACCGTCCGGCGCGCACCGACGTGCAGTGTAAAAACCGGATCGACACCCTGAAGAAGAAGTACAAGGTCGAGAAGGCCCGGTTCCTTGACTCCGCCGGCGGGATTAATAGTCAGTGGCAGTTCTATTGCCGTCTTGACGCCCTGATTGGTTCTTCTGTGACTCCCAGTTCGGCGTCGAAGAAACCCTCGCCACCTTCACCTCCGCTGCCGCTCGCCCTCCCACTCCCGTATCACCGGAAGGGTTCCCCTCTtgctctccctctccctctccctctccccgCCGCCGCTGCTTTCACGCCGATGCCCTCCTCCAAGCGGTATACCCCGGCCCCGCCTTCTGTGGATGAGACCTTCCGGAGAAGGTACCCTGCCACAGTAGCGGCAGCTGCGGCGGCCGCCGCGGCGGATTCGAACTCGGGATCGTCGTCGAGGTCTTCGAGATCTAGCCGAGAGAGGCCGGCGAAAAGGTGGAGGCGAGCCCGGGAGGACGTTGGGGATGGGATCCGGGATTTGGCACGGGCGATCATGAGGTTTGGCGATATCTATGAACGAGTGGAAGCCGCAAAGCAGCGGCAGATGATGGAGCTGGAACGCCAGCGAATGGAGTTCGCCAAGAGTTTGGAGTTCCAGCGCATGCAGATCTTCGTTGACTCGCAGATCAAGCTCGAGAAGGTCCGGCGATCCTCCCGGAGATCCGACGCTG GTGTCTAG
- the LOC120261551 gene encoding trihelix transcription factor ASIL2-like isoform X2, with translation METSPPRKPPNPALPYREDCWSEGETSVLIDAWGDRYLELSRGNLRQKHWQEVADAVNSRPAGAHRPARTDVQCKNRIDTLKKKYKVEKARFLDSAGGINSQWQFYCRLDALIGSSVTPSSASKKPSPPSPPLPLALPLPYHRKGSPLALPLPLPLPAAAAFTPMPSSKRYTPAPPSVDETFRRRYPATVAAAAAAAAADSNSGSSSRSSRSSRERPAKRWRRAREDVGDGIRDLARAIMRFGDIYERVEAAKQRQMMELERQRMEFAKSLEFQRMQIFVDSQIKLEKVRRSSRRSDAVA, from the exons ATGGAGACTTCGCCGCCGCGGAAGCCGCCGAACCCCGCCCTACCGTACCGTGAGGATTGCTGGAGTGAGGGCGAGACATCGGTGCTCATCGACGCTTGGGGTGACCGCTACCTCGAGCTCAGCCGTGGAAACCTCCGCCAGAAGCACTGGCAGGAGGTCGCCGACGCCGTCAACTCTCGGCCGGCCGGAGCCCACCGTCCGGCGCGCACCGACGTGCAGTGTAAAAACCGGATCGACACCCTGAAGAAGAAGTACAAGGTCGAGAAGGCCCGGTTCCTTGACTCCGCCGGCGGGATTAATAGTCAGTGGCAGTTCTATTGCCGTCTTGACGCCCTGATTGGTTCTTCTGTGACTCCCAGTTCGGCGTCGAAGAAACCCTCGCCACCTTCACCTCCGCTGCCGCTCGCCCTCCCACTCCCGTATCACCGGAAGGGTTCCCCTCTtgctctccctctccctctccctctccccgCCGCCGCTGCTTTCACGCCGATGCCCTCCTCCAAGCGGTATACCCCGGCCCCGCCTTCTGTGGATGAGACCTTCCGGAGAAGGTACCCTGCCACAGTAGCGGCAGCTGCGGCGGCCGCCGCGGCGGATTCGAACTCGGGATCGTCGTCGAGGTCTTCGAGATCTAGCCGAGAGAGGCCGGCGAAAAGGTGGAGGCGAGCCCGGGAGGACGTTGGGGATGGGATCCGGGATTTGGCACGGGCGATCATGAGGTTTGGCGATATCTATGAACGAGTGGAAGCCGCAAAGCAGCGGCAGATGATGGAGCTGGAACGCCAGCGAATGGAGTTCGCCAAGAGTTTGGAGTTCCAGCGCATGCAGATCTTCGTTGACTCGCAGATCAAGCTCGAGAAGGTCCGGCGATCCTCCCGGAGATCCGACGCTG TTGCATGA
- the LOC120260683 gene encoding EP1-like glycoprotein 2, with product MGNNIIPSLSLTVLTLIFILLSIISTSSKAQVPSDQQFKYVNEGEFGPYITEYGADYRMLPLGTSPFQMGFYNTTPGAFYLALRMGTTRAESLFRWVWEANRGFPVAENATFSLLSNGNLVLAEADGKLVWSSQTANKGVVGFKILPNGNIVLYNRKGQFIWQSFDHPTDTLLAGQSLRRTGPNKLVSRSSAVDGSFGKYSLVLEYSGLSMYMYIDNTIPYYNHSTDDYLSGTPPLNSLLFTTRPETDEAYAYEVSLDIPTGGNILLARPKYNATLSILRLEVDGNLVVYTYYDPVDYRAWEKTFAFFSDEIGRVDGCRLPSKCGVLGVCEEEMCVACPTDKGLMGWSKKCAPPVSGSAGCSNGASNSHGYGTYYYKVEGVENYLTMYNEGEGKVGFEECQKRCSKMDCKCEGFLFWEETSQCWLAQAIGTLTKVSNAKHLAYIKKSSK from the exons atggGCAACAACATCATCCCATCTCTCTCTTTAACAGTACTTACATTAATCTTCATCTTGCTCTCCATCATCTCCACATCATCCAAAGCTCAAGTACCAAGTGACCAACAATTCAAGTATGTGAATGAAGGAGAGTTTGGTCCATACATCACAGAGTATGGAGCTGATTACAGGATGTTACCTTTGGGTACTTCTCCATTCCAAATGGGATTCTATAATACCACACCTGGTGCTTTCTATTTGGCCCTTCGCATGGGCACCACAAGGGCTGAGTCTTTATTCCGTTGGGTTTGGGAGGCTAACCGTGGCTTTCCTGTTGCTGAAAATGCCACCTTTTCTTTACTTAGTAATGGTAACCTTGTCCTTGCTGAAGCTGATGGCAAGCTTGTTTGGTCTTCTCAAACTGCTAATAAGGGCGTTGTTGGCTTTAAAATCCTCCCTAATG gTAATATAGTATTGTACAACCGAAAAGGGCAGTTTATATGGCAAAGTTTTGACCACCCAACAGACACACTGCTGGCCGGACAATCACTCCGTCGCACCGGACCAAATAAGCTGGTTAGCCGGAGTTCCGCCGTTGATGGGTCATTTGGGAAGTACAGCCTTGTACTGGAATACAGTGGGTTGTCAATGTACATGTACATTGACAACACCATTCCTTATTACAACCACTCCACTGATGATTACCTCTCCGGAACACCACCACTTAACTCCTTACTGTTCACAACCAGGCCGGAAACTGATGAAGCCTATGCCTATGAAGTCAGCTTGGATATTCCAACTGGTGGTAATATACTTCTGGCAAGACCCAAGTACAATGCTACGTTGTCTATTTTAAGGTTGGAAGTGGATGGGAACTTGGTTGTTTATACTTATTATGATCCAGTGGATTATAGAGCTTGGGAGAagacttttgctttcttttctgaTGAGATTGGGAGGGTGGATGGGTGTAGGTTGCCCAGTAAGTGTGGGGTGTTGGGTGTTTGTGAGGAGGAGATGTGTGTGGCTTGTCCTACAGACAAGGGGTTGATGGGGTGGAGTAAAAAGTGTGCACCACCAGTGAGTGGATCTGCAGGTTGTAGTAATGGTGCTAGTAATAGTCATGGGTATGGTACTTATTATTATAAGGTGGAAGGAGTGGAGAATTATTTGACTATGTATAATGAGGGAGAAGGTAAAGTGGGGTTTGAGGAGTGCCAGAAGAGGTGTAGTAAGATGGATTGTAAGTGTGAGGGGTTCTTGTTTTGGGAGGAGACTTCACAGTGTTGGTTGGCTCAGGCTATTGGGACACTTACTAAGGTTTCTAATGCTAAGCACCTTGCTTACATTAAGAAGTCTAGCAAGTAA
- the LOC120262124 gene encoding uncharacterized protein LOC120262124, with protein sequence MNMKKMNGGWGDELELNLCLGSPEPSPKSNSGGGRNSQEQLRQMTIFYAGHVCVSEVTSIQAKAIICMAKGLPLRGEREEGEEEVHQKEKEKEKEKEIIISSPSQSSLLSPQQQQQQQQQQLQQNNINNNINQYHALPQQVQSMKRSLQRFLQKRKTRLDSSSPYCFLRHSLPTVRSL encoded by the exons atgaatatgAAGAAGATGAATGGTGGTTGGGGAGATGAACTAGAGTTGAACCTCTGTCTAGGCTCACCGGAGCCAAGTCCCAAATCTAATTCCGGTGGTGGAAGAAACAGTCAAGAACAACTTCGGCAAATGACCATCTTTTATGCTGGTCATGTTTGTGTTTCTGAAGTTACAAGCATTCAG GCAAAAGCAATTATATGCATGGCAAAAGGATTACCATTAagaggagaaagagaagaaggagaagaagaagtacatcagaaggaaaaggaaaaggaaaaggaaaaggaaataatCATATCATCTCCTTCTCAGTCTTCATTATTATCtcctcaacaacaacaacaacaacaacaacaacaactacaacagaataatattaataataatattaatcaatatCATGCATTGCCTCAACAAGTGCAGTCAATGAAGAGATCACTGCAACGTTTCCTCCAAAAGAGAAAGACAAGGCTTGATTCATCTTCTCCTTATTGTTTTCTTAGGCACTCTTTACCAACTGTGAGgtctttatag